One Candidatus Auribacterota bacterium genomic region harbors:
- a CDS encoding calcium-transporting P-type ATPase, PMR1-type, with the protein MIPVSQKSFYRLTADETAAALQVDTRTGLSEGETSARLEQYGPNQLQEKKGTTPLQIFIEQFQDFIIWVLIGAALVSGFLQEWIDALAIIAIVIINAILGFVQEYRAEKSLAALKKLSSPTSKVIRDGQHGIIPSSELVPGDLVELEAGDNVPADSRLVWLTANFSVHEASLTGESTPVLKTVHSLEEKEVPLADRANMVYLGTSISFGKARALVTGTGMQTELGKIAHMIQEIEHEATPLQRKLEAFGKWIVYLCFALVAMVFALGLLRGGKVLDMFLTAVSLAVAAIPEGLPAVVTIALALGVQRMVRRHALIRKLPSVETLGCATVICSDKTGTLTKNEMTAQAIYTGGSLFRITGIGYEPTGEFLLDNDPARLDDHPALSETLKCAALCNSAQLVKDNGGYKIVGDPTEGALLTAAAKADIWKNRIEEALPFIEEIPFDSERKKMTMVRKRDGQLIAFVKGAPDILIDDCTALFERSGIRTLSVEDRKAILASNSALADQAMRVLAVAYRIFETPPEDYEPRTIEKNLTFVGLIAMIDPPREEVKAAIAECKSAGIKTVMITGDHKNTAVAIARQLGFFKDDSIALSGEEMDKLGEAEFANEVARVPVYARVSPEHKLRIVRAWRTRGDIVAMTGDGVNDAPAVKEADIGVAMGITGTDVTKEVSDMVITDDNFASIVAAVEEGRGIYSNIQKFIHYLLSCNAGEILVMFVSSLVGWPLPLLPIQILWVNLVTDGLPALALGVDPVDPGIMDRPPRPPHEAVVTRQRAYIMLLQGAFIALCSLAAFHFVFCIEKEGIERARTAAFIVLAVSQLFHSFNCRSMTESLFRLGIFSNGKLVIATALSFALQMGVVYVPFLQGIFKTEVLGIFDWLLVVAISSLPLWAMEIVKAVNRRVHFLRSL; encoded by the coding sequence GTGATACCTGTTAGCCAAAAATCATTCTACCGCCTCACCGCCGATGAAACGGCCGCAGCGCTGCAGGTCGACACGCGAACCGGCCTGTCCGAAGGTGAGACCAGCGCGCGCCTTGAACAGTATGGCCCGAATCAGCTTCAGGAAAAGAAAGGCACCACTCCGCTCCAGATATTTATCGAGCAGTTCCAGGATTTCATCATCTGGGTTCTCATCGGCGCGGCGCTGGTGTCGGGCTTTTTGCAGGAGTGGATTGACGCGCTCGCAATCATTGCGATCGTTATCATCAATGCAATCCTGGGCTTCGTTCAGGAATACCGCGCGGAAAAATCCCTTGCCGCCTTAAAAAAGCTCTCCTCCCCCACTTCAAAAGTTATTCGCGACGGCCAACACGGCATCATCCCCTCGAGCGAACTTGTTCCAGGCGATCTCGTTGAACTTGAGGCGGGGGACAATGTTCCTGCTGACAGCCGCCTTGTCTGGCTTACCGCCAATTTCAGCGTCCATGAGGCAAGCCTCACGGGGGAATCAACCCCCGTCCTGAAAACAGTCCACTCCCTGGAAGAGAAAGAGGTCCCGCTCGCCGACAGAGCTAACATGGTGTATCTGGGCACTTCGATTTCATTCGGGAAGGCGCGCGCGCTCGTCACCGGGACAGGCATGCAGACCGAGCTCGGAAAAATCGCTCATATGATTCAGGAAATAGAGCACGAGGCGACTCCCTTACAGCGAAAGCTCGAAGCGTTCGGGAAATGGATTGTGTATCTCTGCTTTGCGCTGGTGGCAATGGTGTTTGCACTGGGCCTGCTCCGCGGGGGGAAGGTTCTCGATATGTTTCTCACCGCCGTGAGCCTTGCGGTCGCGGCGATCCCTGAGGGATTGCCGGCAGTGGTGACGATCGCTCTGGCCCTGGGCGTCCAGCGCATGGTCAGGCGCCACGCGCTGATCAGAAAGCTCCCCTCAGTCGAAACACTCGGCTGCGCGACGGTCATATGCTCGGATAAAACCGGAACTTTGACCAAGAACGAGATGACCGCCCAGGCTATCTATACGGGGGGCAGCCTGTTCAGGATAACCGGAATAGGCTATGAGCCAACCGGGGAGTTCCTGCTCGATAATGATCCTGCAAGGCTCGACGATCACCCCGCGCTCTCTGAAACTCTGAAGTGCGCCGCGCTGTGCAATAGCGCTCAGCTCGTTAAGGATAACGGCGGATACAAGATAGTCGGTGATCCCACCGAAGGAGCTCTCCTGACTGCCGCGGCAAAGGCAGATATATGGAAAAACAGAATCGAGGAGGCACTTCCCTTTATTGAGGAAATACCGTTCGATTCCGAGCGTAAGAAGATGACGATGGTGCGGAAACGAGACGGACAGCTCATCGCTTTCGTCAAAGGGGCGCCCGATATATTGATCGACGATTGCACCGCCCTGTTCGAACGGAGCGGCATTAGAACGCTCTCGGTGGAAGACAGAAAGGCGATTCTTGCATCGAACAGCGCCCTGGCTGACCAGGCGATGCGGGTTCTGGCAGTCGCCTACAGGATATTCGAGACTCCTCCCGAAGACTATGAGCCACGTACTATTGAGAAGAATCTCACGTTTGTGGGATTGATCGCCATGATCGATCCGCCCCGGGAAGAGGTCAAGGCCGCCATAGCAGAATGCAAAAGCGCCGGGATCAAGACGGTGATGATCACCGGGGATCATAAGAACACCGCCGTTGCCATCGCACGGCAGCTCGGGTTTTTTAAGGATGACTCCATCGCGCTAAGCGGCGAGGAAATGGACAAACTGGGCGAGGCCGAATTCGCCAACGAGGTCGCGAGAGTCCCCGTTTATGCTCGCGTGTCACCCGAACATAAGTTGCGGATCGTGCGCGCGTGGCGAACAAGAGGCGATATTGTCGCAATGACGGGAGACGGGGTAAATGACGCCCCCGCGGTAAAAGAAGCTGATATCGGCGTCGCGATGGGGATAACGGGGACCGACGTCACCAAGGAAGTGTCAGATATGGTGATCACCGATGACAACTTCGCGTCGATCGTTGCGGCCGTTGAGGAGGGGCGGGGCATCTACAGCAATATACAGAAATTCATCCACTATCTCCTTTCCTGCAACGCAGGGGAGATACTCGTCATGTTCGTCTCTTCGCTGGTAGGTTGGCCGTTGCCGCTTCTCCCCATTCAGATCCTCTGGGTCAACCTCGTGACAGACGGCCTCCCCGCCCTCGCGTTGGGCGTCGATCCCGTGGATCCGGGGATCATGGACCGCCCTCCACGCCCACCGCACGAGGCGGTCGTCACCAGGCAGCGGGCGTACATAATGCTTTTGCAGGGTGCCTTCATTGCGCTATGCAGTCTCGCCGCGTTCCACTTTGTATTCTGTATCGAAAAGGAAGGAATTGAGCGCGCGCGGACAGCCGCATTCATCGTGCTCGCGGTATCACAGCTCTTCCACTCGTTCAACTGCCGGTCGATGACGGAATCGCTCTTCCGGCTCGGCATCTTTTCAAATGGGAAGCTCGTCATCGCCACGGCGCTGTCGTTCGCTCTCCAAATGGGGGTGGTCTACGTCCCATTTCTGCAGGGGATCTTCAAGACGGAGGTTCTCGGGATTTTTGACTGGCTGCTTGTAGTCGCGATCTCGTCTCTGCCCCTCTGGGCGATGGAGATCGTGAAGGCAGTGAACAGGAGGGTGCACTTTCTGAGGTCTCTTTAG
- a CDS encoding STAS domain-containing protein, which produces MKRKILGMMGKMEVLVREEGRVGIIEMAGEIDIYNCGELRKIIDEYINRKITRIVVDLGKVTYIDSSTIGVLLSEQKRLDAQRGGLKLLNLKGAPRNVLEMARLQDIFSIYDDERKAIESFGGTD; this is translated from the coding sequence ATGAAGCGGAAGATACTCGGGATGATGGGCAAGATGGAAGTGCTCGTGCGCGAAGAGGGGAGGGTGGGGATTATCGAGATGGCCGGAGAGATCGATATCTATAACTGTGGTGAACTCAGGAAGATTATCGACGAGTACATCAACCGCAAAATTACCAGGATCGTGGTGGATCTTGGAAAGGTTACCTACATAGACAGCTCGACCATAGGGGTCCTGCTCTCTGAACAGAAGCGCCTGGACGCGCAGCGGGGCGGTTTGAAACTCCTCAATCTGAAGGGAGCCCCCCGAAACGTCCTTGAGATGGCCCGCCTGCAAGATATCTTTTCTATCTACGACGATGAGCGGAAGGCGATTGAATCGTTTGGGGGAACTGACTGA
- a CDS encoding helix-hairpin-helix domain-containing protein → MKFYFEERLAVFIILAVLIPAALLLGYVRYPQIFLSPSQIGARDALVVTVAGAVERPGAYRVAKGSMARAAAIAAGPQGDAALEYLDSPVALVENELVYVPRAGEEIAARERNRETALRRVRRPVQVKRIDINTAAQDELATIPGIGDKMAEAIALERARGPFRSTAELERVPGIGRKKYEKMKDYITVGATEK, encoded by the coding sequence ATGAAGTTTTATTTTGAGGAGCGGCTGGCGGTTTTTATCATTCTCGCGGTCCTGATTCCCGCTGCCCTGCTCCTCGGATACGTCAGGTATCCGCAGATATTCCTTTCACCGTCGCAGATCGGGGCGCGAGACGCGTTAGTCGTGACGGTCGCGGGCGCCGTTGAACGGCCTGGAGCGTACAGGGTAGCGAAGGGGAGTATGGCCCGAGCTGCCGCCATCGCCGCCGGGCCGCAGGGGGATGCGGCGCTGGAGTACCTGGATTCTCCTGTCGCGCTCGTTGAAAACGAGCTCGTGTACGTACCCCGCGCGGGTGAGGAGATCGCCGCGAGGGAGCGGAACAGGGAAACGGCCCTGAGGCGCGTGCGGAGGCCTGTGCAGGTGAAGCGCATTGATATCAACACCGCCGCACAGGATGAACTGGCGACAATCCCCGGCATCGGTGATAAGATGGCAGAGGCGATCGCCCTCGAACGCGCGCGAGGGCCGTTTCGCAGCACGGCTGAGCTCGAGAGGGTGCCTGGAATAGGACGGAAGAAGTATGAGAAGATGAAGGACTACATCACCGTGGGCGCCACAGAAAAGTAA